One genomic window of Nitrosomonas sp. Is35 includes the following:
- the ndk gene encoding nucleoside-diphosphate kinase, protein MAIERTLSIIKPDAVAKNVIGQIYSRFESNGLKIIAARMMHLSQAEAEQFYAVHRARPFFNDLVKFMTSGPVMVQVLEGDEAIKKNRDLMGATDPKKAEKGTIRADFADSIDANAVHGSDAPETAAVEIACFFPTLSIHSR, encoded by the coding sequence ATGGCAATTGAAAGGACACTATCCATCATTAAACCGGATGCTGTGGCGAAGAATGTAATTGGGCAAATTTATTCCCGTTTTGAATCAAATGGTTTGAAAATCATTGCGGCGCGAATGATGCACTTGTCACAAGCTGAAGCTGAGCAATTCTACGCCGTGCATCGTGCGCGTCCGTTTTTTAACGATCTGGTTAAATTCATGACATCGGGTCCTGTGATGGTGCAAGTACTGGAAGGGGATGAAGCCATTAAAAAGAACCGCGATCTAATGGGCGCTACCGACCCCAAGAAAGCTGAGAAAGGAACGATTCGCGCCGATTTTGCTGACAGCATTGACGCCAATGCAGTACATGGTTCCGATGCACCGGAAACGGCCGCGGTTGAAATTGCCTGTTTTTTTCCAACATTAAGTATCCATTCCCGTTGA